The proteins below come from a single Xyrauchen texanus isolate HMW12.3.18 chromosome 1, RBS_HiC_50CHRs, whole genome shotgun sequence genomic window:
- the LOC127649289 gene encoding glucagon family neuropeptides-like: MMTSSKTTLAFFIYGLLVHCSVCSPLSYPNVRMETAGFDEEGNSLADLTFDSDQITIQSSPSVSDDAYTLFYPPSKRMERHADGMFNKAYRKALGQLSARKYLHALMAKRVGGGNTIEDDNEPLSKRHSDGVFTDSYSRYRKQMAVKKYLATVLGKSPEDLDLHQFLQDIDFGVFLDGDENVAFWLDWLIQVPPEFPAL; the protein is encoded by the exons ATGATGACGAGCAGCAAAACGACGCTTGCTTTCTTCATCTACGGGCTGCTCGTGCACTGCAGCGTATGTTCTCCTCTCAGCTATCCAAACGTCAG AATGGAGACTGCGGGATTTGATGAGGAGGGAAACTCATTAGCGGATCTTACCTTTGACAGTGACCAGATCACTATTCAGAGCTCTCCTTCAGTTTCTGATGATGCATACACGTTATTTTATCCTCCCTCGAAAAG AATGGAAAGGCACGCTGATGGGATGTTTAATAAAGCCTACAGGAAAGCGCTCGGGCAGTTATCAGCACGGAAATACCTACATGCACTGATGGCGAAACGAGTGGG AGGAGGGAACACAATAGAGGACGACAATGAGCCGCTTTCAAAGCGTCACTCGGACGGGGTTTTCACGGACAGCTACAGTCGCTACCGGAAGCAAATGGCCGTGAAGAAGTATCTGGCCACGGTCCTTGGCAAAAG CCCTGAAGACTTAGATTTGCACCAATTTCTACAAGACATAGACTTTGGTGTGTTCCTGGATGGGGATGAGAATGTGGCATTTTGGTTGGATTGGCTGATACAGGTCCCTCCTGAATTCCCG GCTTTGTGA